A portion of the Manihot esculenta cultivar AM560-2 chromosome 2, M.esculenta_v8, whole genome shotgun sequence genome contains these proteins:
- the LOC110608727 gene encoding protein PLASTID MOVEMENT IMPAIRED 2: MDRRALDDRRRIGTVKAAVSLYGERILEGSSSSSSLKKPQMDLHENSSSTARELHMAKRDVVRYKESRRAAQSVKTRAESELSNARKTVKDLAFQIEESTSKSKTRMRDMETLKKSSKREDKALKDRSFESHRYAEMMRELERVKKELSKLKLDMNSVLEEKKRAEKEIEGSSSKLMSDLDSAEALRKEIEQVNEEQVLVELARIEALKEFGEIEAQREKEANEFSLEKEKTRNRMKHVVEEIDSSKELESKLAVTLSDVNVLQNELKLVKEIEKKVLRNDSLKHSGGSSQKSEELEDSPSLRSVTDELEAAKQELASIKEESFQFMSSMDIIRNELKHVKEETSMLKKTEEKADLTVQNLNSKLLRAKSKLEAVSAAEEKAKSIVSNLSLTLEQLKAEAEAAKKEKELVSTETSNIKAEIQKTESEIGKTKERLQAAMQELEAAKASEALALDNLQNLIENTMRARASACQQSSSITISKFEYEYLTGRAVRADEIADKKVAAAQAWVEALKANEKEILMKIEIAHEEIRETRVEEEQQVYRTERSLSAKRAVEGEIRNWRHKREKIPQAEYRERPLQRKSMKNNVNLTPRKSMKGNANWTPSKRGKVRNSASPGVGMTPGSTSFIIRKKKKVMPNLAKFFSGKNAGKHP; this comes from the exons ATGGATAGAAGAGCGCTTGACGATAGAAGAAGAATTGGAACTGTGAAGGCAGCCGTTAGTCTATATGGTGAAAGAATTCTTGAAggtagttcttcatcttcttcactGAAAAAACCACAGATGGATTTGCATGAG AACTCCTCTTCAACCGCCAGAGAGTTGCACATGGCAAAGAGAGACGTGGTTAGATATAAAGAGAGTAGAAGGGCTGCGCAGTCGGTGAAAACCAGAGCAGAATCGGAGCTCTCAAATGCTAGAAAGACGGTGAAAGACCTTGCTTTCCAAATCGAGGAATCGACCTCCAAGTCAAAGACAAGGATGAGAGATATGGAAACGTTGAAGAAGTCAAGTAAGCGCGAAGATAAGGCTTTGAAGGATAGGAGTTTCGAGAGTCATCGATATGCAGAAATGATGAGAGAATTGGAACGTGTGAAGAAAGAATTGAGTAAACTTAAGCTGGATATGAATTCGGTCTTGGAAGAGAAGAAGCGAGCCGAGAAGGAAATTGAAGGCTCAAGCTCTAAATTAATGTCTGATCTGGACTCTGCAGAAGCACTCAGGAAGGAGATTGAGCAGGTAAATGAGGAGCAAGTGCTGGTTGAGTTGGCCCGAATTGAGGCATTGAAGGAGTTTGGGGAAATTGAGGCTCAAAGAGAGAAGGAAGCCAATGAATTCTCGCTTGAAAAGGAGAAAACTAGAAATAGAATGAAGCATGTTGTTGAGGAGATTGATAGCTCCAAAGAACTTGAATCCAAATTGGCTGTCACGTTATCAGATGTGAATGTGCTGCAGAATGAACTAAAGCTTGTTAAAGAAATAGAAAAGAAGGTACTGAGAAATGACAGCTTGAAGCATTCCGGGGGTAGTTCTCAAAAATCTGAAGAATTGGAGGATTCGCCTTCACTGAGGTCAGTCACAGACGAGTTAGAGGCGGCAAAGCAAGAATTGGCTTCAATTAAAGAAGAGAGTTTTCAGTTCATGTCCTCAATGGATATCATAAGGAATGAGCTCAAGCATGTCAAGGAAGAAACATCCATGTTGAAGAAAACAGAAGAGAAGGCAGATTTAACGGTTCAAAATCTCAACTCAAAGCTTCTCAGAGCGAAATCTAAACTGGAAGCTGTTTCTGCAGCTGAGGAAAAGGCTAAATCAATCGTGTCCAATCTTTCTCTCACTCTTGAACAGTTGAAGGCAGAAGCCGAGGCcgcaaagaaagaaaaggagctTGTTAGCACAGAAACTTCTAATATCAAGGCTGAAATTCAGAAAACTGAGTCTGAGATAGGCAAAACTAAAGAAAGATTGCAGGCTGCAATGCAAGAACTTGAGGCAGCAAAAGCATCGGAAGCTTTAGCTCTTGACAATCTGCAAAATCTTATTGAGAATACCATGAGAGCCAGAGCTTCTGCTTGTCAACAAAGTTCCTCAATTACCATCTCAAAATTCGAGTACGAGTACTTAACTGGACGAGCAGTCAGAGCCGACGAAATTGCAGATAAAAAGGTAGCAGCAGCTCAAGCATGGGTGGAAGCATTAAAAGCCAATGAGAAGGAGATATTGATGAAAATTGAAATAGCTCATGAAGAAATCCGAGAGACTAGGGTGGAAGAAGAGCAGCAGGTATATAGAACTGAGAGGTCACTTTCTGCAAAGAGAGCAGTAGAAGGGGAAATCAGAAACTGGAGACACAAGCGTGAGAAAATTCCACAAGCTGAGTACCGGGAACGACCATTGCAAAGAAAATCCATGAAAAATAATGTCAATTTAACACCAAGAAAGTCCATGAAAGGTAATGCTAATTGGACTCCATCCAAACGTGGCAAGGTTCGAAATTCTGCTTCTCCAGGAGTTGGAATGACTCCTGGATCAACTTCTTTCATTAtcaggaagaagaaaaaggtgATGCCTAATTTAGCCAAGTTTTTTAGTGGCAAGAATGCCGGCAAGCATCCTTGA